The genomic stretch CCGGCTGCGGCGGTATCGTGCGACTGTTCGAACGCGGCCGCATGGAGGCCCAACAATGTCGGCTCATCTGGCAACACCACCTTCGACAATTCCGTCAGCCGCTACCGACGGGCATGTGCTCGCCGTGCGTGGCGCGGTTGTCGACGTCATGTTTGCCGATGACACGCTTCCCCCCGTCAACGACGCGCTCCTCATTGTCTCGGACGACCTCGCGCCAGTTCTCGCCGAGGTGCAAGCCCACCTGAGCGAAACAACCGTGCGTGCGCTAGCGCTGCAATCGACGGCGGGATTGCGGCGCGGCGCCCGCGTGAGCGTGGGCGGCGGACCCATTGAAGCGCCAGTCGGCGAAACTGTTCTGGGCAGGCTGCTGGATGTAACCGGAGCGACACGCGACGACGGCAAGACCTTATCCCCGCACATCGAGCGCCGCCCGATTCATCGCGCAGCGCCGCCGCTCGCGTCGCAGAAAGGCACCACGACGCTCTTCGCCACGGGAATCAAGGTGATCGATCTGCTCGCGCCGCTCGCCCAGGGCGGCAAGGCGGCGATGTTCGGCGGAGCAGGGGTCGGCAAGACCGTGCTGGTCATGGAATTGATCCATGCGATGGTGGAGCGCTATCAAGGGATTTCCGTATTCGCGGGCGTCGGCGAACGCTCACGCGAAGGGCACGAAATGCTGCTCGACATGCGCACGTCCGGCGTGCTGGCGCGCACCGTGCTGGTCTATGGACAGATGAACGAGCCGCCCGGCGCCCGCTGGCGCGTGCCCTTTACCGCGCTGACAATCGCTGAGTATTTCCGCGACGAACGCCGGCAAAACGTTCTGCTGCTGATGGATAACGTGTTCCGTTTCGTGCAGGCGGGTGCGGAGGTGTCCGGCTTGCTGGGGCGCATGCCGTCCAGAGTCGGCTACCAGCCCACGCTCGCGAGCGAAGTCGCAAGCCTGCAGGAGCGCATCGTGTCGGTCGGCGACGTCTCGGTCACCGCAATCGAAGCGGTGTACGTGCCGGCCGACGATTTCACCGACCCCGCGGTGACCGCGATCGCCGCGCACATCGACAGCATGGTCGTGCTATCGCGCGCGATGGCCGCCGAAGGCATGTATCCGGCGATCGATCCGATCGCCTCGTCGTCGATCCTGCTCGATGCGCTGGTGGTCGGCGAGGAGCACGCGGCGGTCGCCACCGAGGTGCGCCGGATCATCGAACATTACCGTGAGCTGCAGGACGTCATCTCATTGCTCGGTATCGAGGAACTGGGTGCCGAGGACCGCACCCTCGTGGGGCGTGCGAGGCGCTTGCAGCGCTTCCTGACGCAGCCGTTCGCCGTGACCGAAGCCTTTACGGGCGAAGCGGGCCGTTCGGTGGCGCTCGCCGATACGATCGCCGGCTGCAAGGCGATTCTGGCAGGCGAGTGCGATGCGTGGCAGGAAAGCTCGCTCTACATGATCGGCACACTCGAAGAAGGCCGCCTCAAAGAGCAAACCGCTGCGCAACACGGCGTGGCCCAGGCCACGGAGCAGTCGAAATGAGCGGCACAGCCTTGACGCTCACCTTGGCGACGCCGTCGCATGTGTGGTTCGACGCTGTCGAGATCGTCTCCCTGCGTGCGGAAGATGAAAGTGGCTCGTTCGGCATCCGGACGGGACATGCCGACTTCGTCACGCTACTGACGCCCTCAGTGGTCCGCTGGACGTGTGCGGACGGCTCGCTCCACTTCTGTGCGATCGATGGCGGGGTGCTGCTGGTCTCGTACGGAACGAAGGTGT from Paraburkholderia sp. IMGN_8 encodes the following:
- the atpD gene encoding F0F1 ATP synthase subunit beta translates to MSAHLATPPSTIPSAATDGHVLAVRGAVVDVMFADDTLPPVNDALLIVSDDLAPVLAEVQAHLSETTVRALALQSTAGLRRGARVSVGGGPIEAPVGETVLGRLLDVTGATRDDGKTLSPHIERRPIHRAAPPLASQKGTTTLFATGIKVIDLLAPLAQGGKAAMFGGAGVGKTVLVMELIHAMVERYQGISVFAGVGERSREGHEMLLDMRTSGVLARTVLVYGQMNEPPGARWRVPFTALTIAEYFRDERRQNVLLLMDNVFRFVQAGAEVSGLLGRMPSRVGYQPTLASEVASLQERIVSVGDVSVTAIEAVYVPADDFTDPAVTAIAAHIDSMVVLSRAMAAEGMYPAIDPIASSSILLDALVVGEEHAAVATEVRRIIEHYRELQDVISLLGIEELGAEDRTLVGRARRLQRFLTQPFAVTEAFTGEAGRSVALADTIAGCKAILAGECDAWQESSLYMIGTLEEGRLKEQTAAQHGVAQATEQSK
- a CDS encoding F0F1 ATP synthase subunit epsilon; the encoded protein is MSGTALTLTLATPSHVWFDAVEIVSLRAEDESGSFGIRTGHADFVTLLTPSVVRWTCADGSLHFCAIDGGVLLVSYGTKVSIACREAIPGDSLEDLEAGVRSRHASDADAARRARVDELRLHARAVRQMLRYLRPRVGADGAVAESLGGALR